The Streptomyces nitrosporeus genome includes a window with the following:
- a CDS encoding GntP family permease, producing MTGLSVEMLAADAVEPITSAGNAQLGIAVLAGIAVIVLLITKLKVHAFLALTIGSLALGSFAGAAPAKTIASFTAGLGSTVAGVGVLIALGAILGKLLADSGGADQIVDTILAKASGRAMPWAMVLIASVIGLPLFFEVGIVLLIPVVLLVAKRGNYSLMRIGIPALAGLSVMHGLIPPHPGPLVAIDALGANLGVTLALGVLVAVPTVIIAGPVFSRYAARWVDIPAPEKMIPQRPSEDLDRRPGFGATLATILLPVVLMLVKALVDIVVDDPGNGVQKVTDVIGSPLIALLAAVIVGMFTLGRAAGFTRGRLSSTVEKSLAPIAGVLLIVGAGGGFKQTLIDAGVGQMILDFSEDWSIPALLLGWLIAVAIRLATGSATVATISAAGLVAPLAADMSTPEAALLVLAVGAGSLFFSHVNDAGFWLVKEYFGMNVGQTVKTWSLMETIISVVSLVFILLLSLVL from the coding sequence GTGACCGGTCTCAGCGTCGAGATGCTGGCAGCGGATGCCGTCGAACCCATCACTTCGGCGGGTAACGCACAGCTGGGCATCGCCGTACTGGCGGGCATCGCCGTCATCGTCCTGCTCATCACCAAGCTGAAGGTGCACGCGTTCCTCGCGCTGACCATCGGCTCGCTCGCCCTCGGCTCCTTCGCCGGGGCGGCCCCCGCGAAGACGATCGCCAGCTTCACCGCGGGGCTCGGCTCCACGGTGGCCGGTGTGGGCGTGCTCATCGCGCTGGGCGCGATCCTGGGCAAGCTGCTCGCCGACTCGGGCGGTGCCGACCAGATCGTCGACACGATCCTCGCGAAGGCGAGCGGGCGCGCGATGCCGTGGGCGATGGTGCTCATCGCGTCGGTGATCGGGCTGCCGCTCTTCTTCGAGGTCGGGATCGTGCTGCTGATCCCGGTGGTGCTGCTGGTCGCCAAGCGCGGCAACTACTCGCTGATGCGGATCGGCATCCCGGCGCTGGCCGGTCTCTCCGTGATGCACGGGCTGATCCCGCCGCACCCCGGCCCGCTGGTCGCGATCGACGCGCTCGGCGCCAACCTGGGCGTCACCCTGGCCCTCGGTGTCCTGGTGGCCGTCCCGACGGTGATCATCGCGGGTCCGGTCTTCTCCCGCTACGCCGCGCGCTGGGTGGACATCCCCGCGCCGGAGAAGATGATCCCGCAGCGCCCGTCCGAGGACCTGGACCGCCGTCCGGGCTTCGGCGCGACGCTGGCGACGATTCTGCTGCCGGTCGTGCTGATGCTGGTCAAGGCGCTGGTCGACATCGTGGTGGACGACCCCGGGAACGGCGTCCAGAAGGTCACCGATGTGATCGGCTCCCCGCTGATCGCGCTGCTCGCGGCCGTGATCGTGGGCATGTTCACCCTCGGCCGGGCGGCCGGGTTCACCAGGGGCCGCCTCTCCTCCACCGTGGAGAAGTCGCTCGCCCCGATCGCGGGTGTGCTGCTGATCGTGGGCGCGGGCGGCGGCTTCAAGCAGACGCTCATCGACGCCGGTGTCGGCCAGATGATCCTGGACTTCTCCGAGGACTGGTCGATCCCCGCCCTGCTGCTGGGCTGGCTGATCGCGGTCGCGATCCGGCTGGCGACCGGTTCGGCGACGGTGGCGACCATCTCGGCCGCCGGTCTGGTCGCCCCGCTGGCCGCGGACATGTCCACGCCCGAGGCGGCCCTGCTGGTCCTCGCCGTCGGCGCGGGTTCGCTCTTCTTCAGCCACGTCAACGACGCGGGTTTCTGGCTGGTGAAGGAGTACTTCGGCATGAACGTCGGCCAGACGGTCAAGACGTGGTCGCTGATGGAGACCATCATCTCCGTCGTCTCGCTGGTCTTCATCCTGCTGCTGTCGCTGGTGCTGTAG
- a CDS encoding gluconokinase produces the protein MSTPHVVVVMGVAGTGKTTIGPLLAAALSVPYAEGDDFHPPANIAKMSAGTPLDDSDRWPWLDAIGQWAHSRAGLGGVVSSSALKRVYRDRLRTGAPDAVFLHLTGDRALIERRMADRKGHFMPTALLDSQFATLQPLQEDEAGVAVDVSGTPQEITDRAVAALRRLDN, from the coding sequence ATGAGCACCCCCCACGTCGTCGTGGTGATGGGCGTTGCAGGGACCGGCAAGACCACGATCGGCCCCCTGCTCGCCGCCGCACTCAGCGTTCCCTATGCCGAGGGCGACGACTTCCACCCGCCCGCCAACATCGCCAAGATGTCGGCCGGCACCCCGCTGGACGACTCGGACCGGTGGCCCTGGCTGGACGCGATCGGGCAGTGGGCGCACAGCCGGGCGGGGCTCGGCGGGGTGGTCAGCAGCTCCGCCCTGAAGCGGGTCTACCGCGACCGGCTGCGCACCGGGGCCCCTGACGCCGTCTTCCTGCATCTGACCGGCGACCGGGCCCTGATCGAACGCCGGATGGCGGACCGCAAGGGCCACTTCATGCCGACCGCGCTGCTCGACTCGCAGTTCGCCACCCTGCAGCCCCTGCAGGAGGACGAGGCGGGCGTGGCCGTGGACGTGTCCGGCACTCCCCAGGAAATCACCGACCGGGCCGTCGCCGCGCTGCGCCGGCTCGACAACTAA
- a CDS encoding FadR/GntR family transcriptional regulator, with protein MTAQSPGLHTHVLDTLGLEISSGACPPGHVLRTDELARRFDVSRTVVREVIRVLESMHLVESRRRVGVTVRPTEEWNVYDPRVIRWRLAGTDRPRQLRSLTVLRSAIEPVAASLAARNATPEQCAALTECALGMVATSRGRQLEGYLRHDIAFHRIVLNASGNEMFARLGDVVAEVLAGRTHHQVMFEDPDPAAVTLHVRLAEAVREGAADEAERLTKEIAVGALHELDVLAP; from the coding sequence ATGACCGCACAGAGCCCGGGGCTGCATACCCATGTGCTGGACACCCTGGGTCTGGAGATCTCCTCCGGCGCATGCCCCCCGGGACACGTCCTACGCACCGACGAACTCGCCCGGCGCTTCGACGTCTCCCGCACCGTCGTCCGCGAAGTGATCCGCGTCCTGGAATCGATGCACCTGGTCGAATCGCGCCGCCGGGTCGGCGTGACCGTACGGCCCACCGAGGAGTGGAACGTCTACGACCCCCGGGTCATCCGCTGGCGGCTGGCCGGCACCGACCGCCCCCGCCAGCTGCGCTCCCTCACCGTGCTGCGGTCCGCGATCGAACCCGTCGCCGCCTCCCTCGCCGCCCGCAACGCCACCCCCGAGCAGTGCGCCGCGCTCACCGAGTGCGCCCTCGGCATGGTCGCCACCTCGCGGGGCCGGCAGCTGGAGGGCTACCTGCGGCACGACATCGCCTTCCACCGGATCGTGCTCAACGCCTCCGGCAACGAGATGTTCGCCCGCCTCGGCGACGTCGTCGCCGAGGTCCTCGCGGGCCGCACCCACCACCAGGTCATGTTCGAGGACCCCGACCCCGCCGCCGTCACCCTGCACGTCCGCCTCGCCGAGGCCGTACGCGAAGGCGCCGCGGACGAGGCCGAGCGGCTCACCAAGGAGATCGCCGTCGGCGCGCTGCACGAACTCGACGTACTGGCCCCCTGA
- a CDS encoding S-(hydroxymethyl)mycothiol dehydrogenase translates to MAQQVQGVIAPGKDEPVRVETILVPDPGPGEAVVKIQACGVCHTDLHYKQGGINDDFPFLLGHEAAGVVESVGDGVTDVAPGDFVVLNWRAVCGQCRACLRGRPWYCFDTHNAKQKMTLLDGTELSPALGIGAFAEKTLVAAGQCTKVDPGVSPAVAGLLGCGVMAGIGAAINTGQVGRGDSVAVIGCGGVGDAAIAGARLAGAAKIIAVDIDDRKLETAKKMGATHTVNSRTEDPVEAIRALTGGNGADVVIEAVGRPETYRQAFYARDLAGTVVLVGVPTPEMSIELPLLDVFGRGGSLKSSWYGDCLPSRDFPMLIDLHQQGRLDLGAFVTETIGLGDVEQAFARMHEGDVLRSVVVL, encoded by the coding sequence ATGGCGCAGCAGGTACAAGGGGTCATCGCACCGGGTAAGGACGAGCCGGTGCGCGTCGAGACGATCCTGGTGCCGGACCCCGGCCCCGGTGAGGCCGTCGTGAAGATCCAGGCGTGCGGTGTCTGCCACACCGACCTGCACTACAAGCAGGGCGGCATCAACGACGACTTCCCCTTCCTCCTCGGCCACGAGGCGGCCGGTGTCGTGGAGTCGGTCGGCGACGGCGTCACCGACGTCGCCCCCGGCGACTTCGTCGTCCTCAACTGGCGCGCGGTGTGCGGCCAGTGCCGCGCCTGTCTGCGCGGCCGCCCCTGGTACTGCTTCGACACCCACAACGCGAAGCAGAAGATGACCCTCCTGGACGGCACGGAGCTGAGCCCGGCCCTCGGCATCGGCGCCTTCGCCGAGAAGACCCTCGTCGCCGCCGGACAGTGCACCAAGGTCGACCCCGGGGTCTCCCCGGCCGTCGCCGGGCTGCTCGGCTGCGGCGTCATGGCGGGCATCGGCGCCGCCATCAACACCGGCCAGGTCGGCAGGGGCGACTCCGTCGCCGTCATCGGCTGCGGCGGCGTCGGCGACGCGGCGATCGCTGGCGCCCGCCTCGCCGGCGCGGCGAAGATCATCGCGGTGGACATCGACGACCGCAAGCTGGAGACGGCGAAGAAGATGGGGGCCACCCACACCGTCAACTCCCGCACCGAGGACCCCGTCGAGGCCATCCGCGCCCTCACCGGCGGCAACGGCGCCGACGTCGTCATCGAGGCCGTCGGCCGCCCCGAGACCTACCGGCAGGCCTTCTACGCCCGCGACCTGGCCGGCACCGTCGTCCTCGTCGGCGTCCCCACCCCCGAGATGAGCATCGAACTCCCGCTCCTCGACGTGTTCGGCCGCGGCGGCTCCCTCAAGTCCTCCTGGTACGGCGACTGCCTGCCCTCCCGGGACTTCCCGATGCTGATCGACCTGCACCAGCAGGGCCGCCTCGACCTCGGCGCGTTCGTCACCGAGACCATCGGACTCGGCGACGTCGAGCAGGCGTTCGCCCGCATGCACGAGGGCGACGTACTGCGCTCGGTGGTGGTCCTCTGA
- a CDS encoding MBL fold metallo-hydrolase has protein sequence MAARIDHLVTSGTFALDGGEWDVDNNVWIVGDDTEAVVIDAAHDAAAIRAALGGRALRAVICTHAHNDHVDAAPALADATGAPVLLHPDDLPLWRQTHPDRAPDAELADGQEIEVAGVRLTVLHTPGHAPGAVCLYAPQLNTVFTGDTLFQGGPGATGRSFSHFPTIVGSIREKLLTLPADTVVRTGHGDSTTIGAEAPHLDEWIARGH, from the coding sequence ATGGCCGCCCGCATCGACCACCTGGTCACCTCCGGGACCTTCGCCCTCGACGGCGGCGAGTGGGACGTCGACAACAACGTCTGGATCGTCGGCGACGACACCGAGGCCGTCGTCATCGACGCCGCCCACGACGCCGCCGCGATCCGGGCCGCGCTCGGCGGACGCGCACTGCGCGCCGTCATCTGCACCCACGCGCACAACGACCACGTCGACGCGGCCCCCGCCCTCGCCGACGCCACCGGCGCGCCGGTCCTGCTGCACCCGGACGACCTGCCGCTCTGGCGGCAGACCCACCCGGACCGGGCCCCCGACGCCGAACTGGCCGACGGTCAGGAGATCGAGGTCGCGGGCGTCCGCCTGACGGTCCTGCACACCCCCGGACACGCCCCCGGGGCCGTCTGCCTGTACGCGCCGCAGCTGAACACCGTCTTCACCGGGGACACCCTCTTCCAGGGCGGGCCCGGAGCCACCGGACGGTCCTTCTCGCACTTCCCGACCATCGTCGGCTCCATCCGGGAGAAGCTGCTCACCCTCCCGGCGGACACCGTCGTCCGTACCGGCCACGGGGACTCCACCACCATCGGCGCGGAGGCCCCGCACCTGGACGAGTGGATCGCCCGCGGCCACTGA
- a CDS encoding pseudouridine synthase, translating to MRGRARPPAAPLPQRAGVDPVRVRLPEDAAGAWPTVRDHLLDRFAGAVGAGRVEEMLAGGRFVGADGRAVGGGEPYTAGRLLWFHRDFAPEVPVPFPVGVVYQDEHVVVADKPHFLATTPRGRHITETAVARLRDGLGIPALQPAHRLDRLTAGLVLFVVRPGERGAYQTLFRDRLVRKEYEAVAPYGPEVALPRTVRNRIVKERGVIAARVEPGEPNSESRIELLEHREGLGRYRLLPATGRTHQLRVHMSGLGLPLVHDPVYPVVLPEPEDGREDFARPLQLLARVLEFTDPVTGAPRRFESGLRLAAWPDR from the coding sequence ATGAGAGGCCGGGCCAGGCCCCCCGCCGCCCCGTTGCCGCAGCGTGCCGGGGTCGATCCGGTGCGGGTGCGGCTGCCGGAGGACGCCGCCGGGGCGTGGCCGACCGTGCGGGACCACCTGCTGGACCGGTTCGCGGGGGCGGTCGGGGCCGGGCGGGTGGAGGAGATGCTGGCCGGGGGGCGGTTCGTCGGGGCGGACGGCCGTGCGGTGGGCGGCGGCGAGCCGTACACCGCCGGGCGCCTCCTCTGGTTCCACCGGGACTTCGCGCCCGAGGTACCGGTGCCGTTCCCGGTGGGGGTGGTGTACCAAGACGAGCACGTCGTCGTCGCGGACAAGCCGCACTTCCTGGCCACGACCCCGCGCGGCCGGCACATCACCGAGACCGCGGTGGCCCGGCTGCGGGACGGACTGGGGATTCCCGCGCTCCAGCCCGCCCACCGGCTGGACCGGCTGACGGCGGGCCTGGTGCTGTTCGTCGTGCGGCCCGGGGAGCGGGGCGCCTACCAGACGCTGTTCCGGGACCGGCTGGTGCGCAAGGAGTACGAGGCGGTGGCGCCGTACGGCCCGGAGGTGGCGCTCCCCCGCACCGTGCGGAACCGGATCGTGAAGGAGCGCGGGGTGATCGCGGCCCGGGTGGAGCCGGGTGAGCCGAACAGCGAGAGCCGTATCGAGCTGCTGGAGCACCGGGAGGGGCTGGGCCGTTACCGGCTGCTGCCCGCCACCGGGCGTACGCATCAGCTGCGGGTGCACATGAGCGGGCTGGGGCTGCCGCTCGTCCACGACCCGGTCTATCCGGTGGTGCTCCCCGAACCGGAGGACGGCCGGGAGGACTTCGCGCGGCCGTTGCAACTGCTGGCGCGGGTACTGGAGTTCACCGACCCGGTCACGGGTGCGCCGCGCCGCTTCGAGAGCGGGCTGCGGCTCGCCGCGTGGCCGGACCGGTGA
- a CDS encoding M20/M25/M40 family metallo-hydrolase yields the protein MSESSTAETVSGGSAESEVVDLCRDLIRIDTSNYGDHSGPGERKAAEYVAEKLAEVGLEPRIIESHKGRASTVARIEGEDPSRPALLIHGHTDVVPADAADWTHDPFSGEIADGCVWGRGAVDMKDMDAMTLAVVRERMRSGRKPPRDIVLAFLADEEAGGTYGARHLVDHHRDLFDGVTEAIGEVGGFSFTVNEKLRLYLVETAQKGMHWMRLTVDGTAGHGSMTNSDNAITELCEAVGRLGRHTWPVRVTKTVRSFLDELSDALGTPLDPEDMEATLAKLGGIAKMIGATLRNSAAPTMLGAGYKVNVIPGQATAHVDGRFLPGYEDEFLADLDRVLGPRVRREDVHGDKALETSFDGSLVDAMQIALKAEDPIARAVPYMLSGGTDAKSFDDLGIRCFGFAPLKLPPELDFAGMFHGVDERVPVDGLTFGVRVLDRFLDHA from the coding sequence GTGAGCGAGAGCAGCACGGCCGAAACCGTGTCCGGCGGGTCCGCCGAGAGCGAGGTCGTGGACCTCTGCCGTGACCTGATCAGGATCGACACCAGCAACTACGGCGACCACTCCGGGCCCGGTGAGAGGAAGGCGGCCGAGTACGTCGCCGAGAAGCTCGCCGAGGTCGGGCTGGAGCCGCGGATCATCGAGTCCCACAAGGGCCGCGCCTCCACCGTGGCCCGTATCGAGGGCGAGGACCCCTCCAGGCCCGCTCTGCTGATCCACGGCCACACCGACGTGGTGCCGGCCGACGCGGCGGACTGGACGCACGACCCGTTCTCGGGGGAGATCGCGGACGGGTGCGTGTGGGGACGCGGCGCGGTCGACATGAAGGACATGGACGCCATGACCCTCGCGGTCGTACGCGAACGCATGCGCAGCGGCCGCAAGCCCCCGCGCGACATCGTGCTCGCGTTCCTCGCCGACGAGGAGGCGGGCGGCACGTACGGCGCGCGCCACCTCGTCGACCACCACCGCGACCTCTTCGACGGCGTCACCGAGGCGATCGGCGAGGTCGGCGGCTTCTCCTTCACCGTCAACGAGAAACTGCGCCTCTACCTGGTGGAGACCGCGCAGAAGGGCATGCACTGGATGCGGCTCACCGTGGACGGCACCGCCGGGCACGGTTCGATGACCAACAGCGACAACGCCATCACCGAGCTCTGCGAGGCCGTCGGGCGGCTGGGGCGGCACACCTGGCCGGTCAGGGTCACCAAGACCGTCCGGTCCTTCCTCGACGAGCTGTCCGACGCGCTGGGCACCCCGCTCGACCCCGAGGACATGGAGGCCACGCTCGCCAAGCTGGGCGGGATCGCCAAGATGATCGGCGCGACCCTGCGCAACTCCGCCGCGCCCACCATGCTCGGTGCCGGTTACAAGGTCAACGTGATCCCCGGGCAGGCCACCGCGCACGTCGACGGGCGCTTCCTGCCCGGTTACGAGGACGAGTTCCTCGCCGACCTCGACCGCGTCCTCGGCCCCCGCGTCCGGCGTGAGGACGTGCACGGGGACAAGGCGCTGGAGACCAGCTTCGACGGCTCCCTCGTGGACGCCATGCAGATCGCGCTGAAGGCCGAGGACCCCATCGCCCGTGCCGTGCCCTACATGCTCTCCGGCGGCACGGACGCGAAGTCCTTCGACGACCTCGGCATCCGCTGCTTCGGCTTCGCCCCGCTGAAGCTGCCGCCGGAGCTGGACTTCGCCGGGATGTTCCACGGCGTGGACGAGCGGGTCCCGGTGGACGGCTTGACGTTCGGGGTACGGGTGCTCGACCGGTTCCTCGACCACGCCTGA
- the chpH gene encoding chaplin ChpH, whose protein sequence is MIKKVVAIAAATGGLVLAGAGMAAADAGAQGAAIGSPGVLSGNVVQVPVHVPVNVCGNTINVIGLLNPAFGNVCIND, encoded by the coding sequence ATGATCAAGAAGGTCGTCGCCATCGCGGCTGCCACCGGTGGTCTCGTGCTCGCGGGTGCGGGCATGGCCGCCGCCGACGCGGGTGCCCAGGGTGCCGCCATCGGCAGCCCCGGCGTGCTCTCCGGCAACGTCGTCCAGGTTCCGGTCCACGTCCCGGTGAACGTCTGCGGCAACACCATCAACGTCATCGGTCTGCTGAACCCCGCCTTCGGCAACGTCTGCATCAACGACTGA
- a CDS encoding chaplin: protein MRQVTRKGLITMAAAGGVLALGGGYAHADAGAAGGASNSPGVLSGNSIQVPVHVPVNVCGNSVDVVGALNPASGNGCGNGPAYAAHAQSPDSAPAGGHGAGGREAGDRGTGSHTSEGHGPDAYGSGGQASAYDETRGSGAGTGRHRASGASAEGEATGSPGILSGNQVQVPIEVPVNLCGNSITIGGLLNPVFGNDCENGTGPATPEVPQTPGTPHEPVKPSEPSEPRAPETQFLSDEQLAQTGAGGAGLLIPAGAGALLAGAGAVLYRRSRAAA, encoded by the coding sequence ATGCGACAGGTCACACGTAAAGGCCTGATCACCATGGCAGCGGCGGGCGGCGTTCTCGCGCTCGGCGGGGGGTACGCACACGCGGACGCGGGTGCGGCAGGCGGTGCGTCGAACTCACCGGGCGTACTGTCGGGCAATTCCATCCAGGTTCCCGTCCACGTTCCCGTGAACGTCTGCGGAAACTCCGTGGACGTCGTGGGCGCGCTCAACCCGGCGAGCGGGAACGGCTGCGGCAACGGGCCGGCGTACGCCGCTCACGCACAGTCCCCGGACAGCGCCCCGGCCGGCGGGCACGGGGCCGGCGGCCGGGAAGCCGGCGACCGGGGGACCGGGAGCCACACGTCCGAAGGACACGGCCCGGACGCCTACGGCTCCGGCGGCCAGGCGTCCGCGTACGACGAGACCCGCGGCAGCGGGGCGGGCACCGGCAGGCACCGGGCGTCCGGCGCCTCGGCGGAGGGTGAGGCGACGGGTTCGCCCGGCATCCTCTCCGGCAACCAGGTACAGGTCCCGATCGAGGTGCCCGTCAACCTCTGCGGCAACAGCATCACCATCGGCGGTCTGCTCAACCCGGTCTTCGGCAACGACTGCGAGAACGGGACCGGCCCGGCCACCCCCGAGGTGCCGCAGACGCCCGGGACCCCGCACGAGCCGGTGAAGCCGTCGGAGCCCTCTGAGCCCAGGGCCCCCGAGACCCAGTTCCTGTCCGACGAACAGCTCGCCCAGACCGGTGCGGGCGGCGCCGGACTGCTGATCCCGGCCGGCGCCGGGGCGCTGCTCGCGGGTGCGGGCGCGGTTCTCTACCGCCGGTCGCGCGCGGCCGCGTAA
- a CDS encoding DUF5703 family protein has protein sequence MPEYEFIDVYVPRGVSRKDATRLLTDHAEYGHWELDRLTLRLDGSRRVRLRRRIIRQIRATW, from the coding sequence ATGCCGGAATACGAATTCATCGATGTGTACGTCCCACGCGGGGTGTCCCGCAAGGACGCGACCCGCCTGCTGACCGATCACGCCGAGTACGGACACTGGGAGTTGGACCGCCTGACGCTGCGCCTCGACGGCAGCCGGAGAGTGCGGCTACGGCGCCGCATCATCCGCCAGATACGGGCGACCTGGTAA
- a CDS encoding ATP-dependent DNA helicase: MTALPRGESPDPAAENDEARAEAADDAGAPAGDGAEAGPDGEDDGPGTPEGSPGIPDSGSDGEDGVHGAPDGGPDGEDDGPGTPGGSPGGEGGEADGAGKAAELSEAEAELAAQRELRERIEKRKAARGGPVSAGAKLSGPAADLLAAVRAVESGEKAGTAFFDSPAPAPRRAEPAPAPAERPAHRPAPAAVRPVPPEAVSSVAAVLARGGAPGSLAPPTAATLGEQAAALLGEDPWQLLAVPGVRPEQADGFARALLGPGCSPDDERRTAALVGWLLERAALQGHTALDASEVRAALAGRGVTDAGEAVARAVAEGVVLAFHEGPDPAEDGAGRAEPVDDGPGAPAEGSGPGGDEGPPARVLLGLDRYALAEEALADGLARLANSCERGADWSGAVAAAPSPSAGELIRAAATAGLLAHSGGEAARAEPAALITAAAGLGLRALGTAHSPDGARRLAAATGDPRSAVVLADLLSGASGPGRDADGALAVDLLVVLDAPQLDVETAAMLVESLADGTRLVLSGDPGVLGSAGAGRVFADVLASGACPVVVSRTPDPGPIGELVSGIGIGELGQVDAPGKEVVIVPVRDAGEAVHRTVQLVADSVPRAIGVPPAGTQVVTVGHRGPAGTTALNAALKQRLNPGPGRFGGFDPGDRVIHVPAPGRAVPGTVVSADAEGLRLDCAGTPVVVPPDRVESSVRHGWAVSAHQAAGTRWPAVVVVLPGDVARGLSRPWVYTAFSRGERHLSVVHGADQALPHAVAAVPVQERTTRLRPLLEALPAPDGRAP, encoded by the coding sequence GTGACTGCGCTTCCCCGGGGCGAATCCCCGGACCCCGCGGCCGAGAACGACGAGGCGCGCGCGGAGGCCGCCGACGACGCCGGCGCACCCGCCGGGGACGGCGCGGAGGCCGGCCCCGACGGGGAGGACGACGGTCCCGGTACCCCGGAAGGCAGCCCCGGCATCCCGGACAGCGGCTCCGACGGGGAGGACGGCGTCCATGGCGCCCCGGACGGCGGCCCCGACGGGGAGGACGACGGTCCCGGTACCCCGGGCGGCAGCCCTGGTGGGGAGGGCGGGGAGGCCGACGGGGCGGGGAAGGCCGCGGAGCTGTCGGAGGCCGAGGCCGAGCTGGCCGCCCAGCGGGAGCTGCGGGAGCGGATCGAGAAGCGCAAGGCGGCCCGGGGCGGCCCCGTCTCCGCGGGCGCGAAGCTGAGCGGCCCCGCGGCCGATCTGCTGGCGGCCGTGCGGGCCGTGGAGAGCGGCGAGAAGGCCGGGACGGCCTTCTTCGACTCCCCCGCGCCCGCGCCGCGCCGGGCCGAGCCTGCTCCCGCGCCCGCGGAGCGGCCCGCCCACCGGCCCGCGCCCGCCGCCGTGCGCCCGGTCCCGCCCGAGGCGGTGTCCTCGGTGGCGGCGGTACTCGCCCGCGGCGGGGCCCCCGGGTCGCTGGCCCCGCCGACGGCTGCCACGCTCGGTGAGCAGGCCGCGGCACTGCTCGGCGAGGATCCGTGGCAGCTGCTGGCGGTGCCCGGCGTACGCCCGGAGCAGGCGGACGGTTTCGCCCGTGCCCTGCTCGGCCCCGGCTGCTCCCCGGACGACGAACGGCGTACGGCGGCCCTGGTGGGCTGGCTGCTGGAGCGGGCCGCGCTGCAGGGGCACACCGCGCTGGACGCCTCCGAGGTCCGGGCGGCGCTGGCCGGGCGCGGTGTCACCGATGCCGGGGAGGCCGTGGCCCGTGCGGTGGCCGAGGGCGTCGTACTCGCCTTCCACGAGGGGCCGGATCCCGCGGAGGACGGCGCCGGGCGGGCCGAACCCGTGGACGACGGTCCCGGAGCCCCGGCGGAGGGCTCCGGGCCGGGCGGGGACGAGGGGCCTCCGGCCCGGGTCCTGCTGGGTCTCGACCGGTACGCGCTCGCCGAGGAGGCGCTCGCCGACGGCCTGGCCAGGCTCGCCAACTCCTGCGAGAGGGGCGCCGACTGGTCCGGGGCCGTCGCGGCCGCGCCGTCCCCTTCGGCGGGTGAGCTGATCCGGGCGGCCGCGACGGCGGGTCTGCTCGCGCACAGCGGCGGCGAGGCCGCCCGTGCCGAGCCCGCGGCCCTGATCACCGCCGCCGCAGGCCTCGGGCTGCGCGCCCTGGGGACGGCCCACAGCCCGGACGGGGCGCGCAGGCTGGCCGCCGCGACCGGGGACCCGCGCTCCGCCGTGGTCCTGGCCGATCTGCTCTCGGGGGCGTCGGGTCCCGGGCGGGACGCGGACGGGGCGCTCGCCGTCGATCTGCTGGTGGTGCTGGACGCCCCGCAGCTCGATGTGGAGACGGCCGCGATGCTGGTGGAGTCGCTCGCGGACGGCACCCGCCTGGTGCTGAGCGGCGACCCGGGGGTCCTCGGATCGGCCGGTGCGGGGCGGGTGTTCGCGGATGTGCTCGCGTCCGGGGCGTGCCCCGTGGTGGTCTCCCGCACACCGGACCCCGGGCCCATCGGCGAGCTGGTGTCCGGCATCGGTATCGGGGAGCTCGGCCAGGTCGACGCCCCCGGCAAGGAGGTCGTGATCGTTCCCGTCCGGGACGCGGGTGAGGCGGTGCACCGCACGGTGCAGCTGGTCGCCGACTCGGTGCCGCGCGCCATCGGCGTCCCGCCGGCCGGCACCCAGGTGGTCACCGTGGGGCACCGCGGCCCGGCCGGCACCACGGCGCTGAACGCGGCGCTGAAGCAGCGTCTGAACCCCGGGCCCGGCCGGTTCGGCGGCTTCGACCCCGGGGACCGGGTGATCCACGTACCGGCTCCGGGGCGGGCCGTCCCCGGGACGGTCGTCTCGGCGGACGCCGAGGGGCTGCGCCTGGACTGCGCGGGGACGCCGGTCGTCGTGCCCCCGGACCGGGTCGAGTCCTCGGTACGGCACGGCTGGGCGGTCAGCGCCCACCAGGCCGCCGGGACGCGCTGGCCCGCCGTGGTCGTGGTCCTGCCGGGCGACGTGGCACGCGGTCTGAGCCGGCCCTGGGTGTACACCGCCTTCAGCCGGGGCGAGCGGCACCTGTCCGTGGTGCACGGTGCGGACCAGGCGCTCCCCCACGCGGTGGCCGCGGTCCCGGTGCAGGAGCGGACGACCCGTCTCCGCCCGCTGCTGGAGGCACTGCCCGCCCCGGACGGCCGGGCGCCGTAG